In Camelus dromedarius isolate mCamDro1 chromosome 16, mCamDro1.pat, whole genome shotgun sequence, the genomic stretch GGGAGTTCATTTCTTAGTGAGGAAGCACCCACAGATGGGCCAGGAGCACCCAGGGTGGTTGAGATACTAGAGAGAGGCCATGGTAGGGGGtagcgagggagggaggggctggcaggagggaaTCCCTGGGGGCCTAGTTCTCCCCTCAGGAACCACAGGAGGAGGCCTAAAAAGTGACTGCCTGAAATTGGGGCAGGCAAAAGAAGAAGGGGAAGCCAAAGGGAGAAGGTCGGGCTGGAGACCATTCTCTGTGCCCCTGCCTCAGGACGGTGTCCCCAGGGCTCCCAAGTCGCAGGTTAATATTAGCAGTACTTAGCTCACCCCTCCGGCCCTGCCTGTTCCCTCAGGAAGTcaggccccaccctcacccccttaCCTGACTCTCTGAGATGGAGGCCTCATAATAGTCCAGGATGTCTGTCCCAGGAAGAGAACTGAGTTAccgtctccctccctctgcctcctggccaCCCCTGCCATCACCTCTCCTCGGCCTGTCTGGTAAGGGAGAACTCTTCCAGCCAAGGCAGGTAGATGCTGATGTAGGACCCCTGCCAGGGGTTCCTGCTTGTACCAAATGATCTGCAGGCTCCCAACCAGCCCCCAAGTTCAGTAACTCAGTAATTGCCCTCGAAGGCACAGGCCAGCCCTTTCCACTGCTGCCCCTCAGAAAACTGGGGCTACTCACCCAGCAAGGCCTGGAAGAGGTCGCTGTGCAGCACCGTGAGGAGAGGGGGTGCCCATCGCAATAATGGGGGGGCCAGGAGCCAGAGAGCTGAACGGGGAGCTGGTGAAATGCAAGTGAGGGAGAATTGGGACAAGGAAGAGACAGAAGGGATCAACTAACTCACTTTCTTTTCCCCAGCCTTTGCCCTCTCACCCCAGACTCCCTAGAAAGGTCCAAGGAGAAGGAtccctgggtcccagccccctccccacccctaggcTTTCCTTCATGAGGACCCCTGTGTTTCACCTCTTGGTCTCTCCGacatctctgtcttctctcactTTAATCTCCTTAATCCACCAGGGTAGGAGTTGAGCTGGCTTCTCCCCACCCAGCTCTAGCTGTCAGGTAAAGTAGGCAGTCTCGGACCCGCCCACTGTCCCATTCTTGCCCAGGTCCCCaggcaccaccaccacctccaccttccTCCTCATACCCTGGCTCCTCTCCCCAAGGCCAGGTGTGACCACTACACTTTCCTGAGGTCTGGAGAAGAGGGTCACCCCCAAAGTGCTCCTGCAGCTCAAAAGGAACGGTAGCTGTAAGTCTCTCTTCCTGGGCCTGTCCCCAGTGAGAATGGCAAAAAGGAGCATGAATTACCTGGGACTACTTGACCcagtgtgtgtgcgcgcgcacacgcgtgtgtgtgtgtgtgtgtgtgtgtgtgtttgaagggGCTGGGACATGAGAATTGCTACAGTTCTCTTCAGGCTTGGGAAGAATCCATCTGCCCAGAGGTATAGCCTGACAACCTGGTCTCAGGAAGGAacagagggcagagagagagatgtttaGGAAGGCCTCAGAGGCCCTGAGGATGAGACAGCAAACCTGGGGGTCCTTCCTACTGCGAAAATTTAGCTGTTTCCAGAGTCAGTGATACCTCCTAGGTCTCAGGAGAATATGCCTGGGGCACTCACACCCAACTTGAGTCCTGCACCCCacaatttccctccttttttttttttggtggagatgGATTTGAGGAGGGATCCCAAAGAGTCCTCTTTCCATGCCTCTGTCTCTGGCATCTATCTTACACTtctctcttcccccctcccccttctaaTTCCACCTGGTAAGTTCTCCCTTCAGCCTACCCTCCATCCCTCTAGCTGCAATCGGCTAAATTATTCCCTATTCCGCCCCATCCTGTTTTATCACCCCTTTCAATAGCTACACTCTAGTTGGGACAAGCGAGATGAAAGAGTTTGAGGGAGACAAGGAACGTTTGGAGATGACCCTGGGTCAACCAGAATGCAGGGGCTGAGTGGCGCTCCAGAACTACAGCTCCCAGCATGCTCCGGCGGCCGGAAGCCCCGCCCACCCGCCTCCCGGTGCATTGTGGAGGATGAGTCAGGGCAGGGGCACCAGGCTTGGCCAGACCTGAGAGAGTGTTAGAGCAGAGCTCAGGGCAGCGGCGGCCGGAGCGGTTCGGAGATGCAGGCGGCGAGTATAGGCCCGAGAGTGGGGCGGCAGCTGCTGCGGTTTGGGTGCGGAAAGTGTGTGTATGACGGGAGGATGGGACAGCAGGCCCGGGGACCGGGCCAGGACTGAACCCCCCAATCCCTACAGCTCGCGGCCCAGTGCGTTCCTGGGGCATCTCCTGCCCGGCCCTGCCTGGCGACCCTATGCCAGTGGGGCCGCCCAGGTAAGTGACAGAGGCCTGGGGCGGGTGACAGCGGGAGTCCACCTCGGGTCCCACCTCCCCGTCGCCGGCAGGGGTCTCCCTCTTGGTCCCAGTCTCCTGCTGACTGCCCTGGCGCCGAAAGTAGGGGAAAGGGCAGACCAAGATGCCCTAAGGATGAAACTAGGGTAAAGGTGGCGGATCTGCTCTTCTCTGGCACCCGCTCGTCCGCTTTGCTTTCCTTGATATTTCGGCATTCCTCCCCCGGCCTCGTTAACCATCCCTTTCCCCAGGCGGTTCTGGACAAGTCTGACTCCCCCTCTTCTGAGACTTCCAGCAGAGAAAAACGTGGCAAGACGGTATGTGGCCTCAAGCCTGGGAAGAGCCAAGTCAGGGGTGGACCCACCCTAGACAGTTCCCTGAAACCCCCTTCTCCCTGAGCAGGAATCTAAGTCTTTTGCTGTGGGGATGTTCAAAGGCCAGCTCACCACCGATGAGGTGTTCCCATACCCGTCTGGTAAGTATACAGGTAGTTAGAGCTGGACGTGGACTGGGGTGGCATCCCCTGACCGCCTCACCTGACCTGTCCGTCTCTCTTGCCACCCGACCCCCGCAGTGCTCAACGAGGACCAGACACAGTTTCTCAAAGAGTTGGTGGGGCCTGTGTCCCGTTTCTTTGAGGTGAGCAATACCAGGCTGAGATCCCtgatggggtgggagagagaagtTAAGGAGGTTAAAAGGAGCATGGATGTGGGATCCTGTGCTTTCCCCAGGAGGTGAACAATCCTGCCAAGAATGACATGCTGGAAGGAGTGGAGGAGACCACCATGCAGGGCCTCAAGGAGCTGGGGGCCTTTGGTCTGCAGGTGCCCAGTGAACTGGGTGGCATGGGCCTCTGCAACACCCAGGTAAGGGAGCCTTTCACTCACCTCCAGTGTCCTGATCTGCTCCTTCCTCACTCCTGGGGCCAAGATCTCTGTCAAGATCTGCCCTGGGAGCCCATGGGTCTTCTTAACACCAAACTGCCTGCCTTCCCTGAGGGCCATGGACCTCACCCAGATTCCCAAGTCCTAATCAGTCTCTAAGGTAGGGACTGCCTGATGACAGGGTAGGAAGCCTGCTTCCCTCCCACCAAGACCTGAAACAGACCTGCCGTGGTCCCACTTCCTCTGTCCACACACTTTGTGGGGATGCTCAGGTCAGGCTGAGGGGCAGGTCTCCATGTAGCCAGAGCCCCAGATGCCTGTTTCCCCTCCAGTACGCCCGCTTGGTGGAGATCGTGGGCATGCATGACCTTGGCGTGGGCATCGTCCTGGGGGCCCATCAGAGCATCGGTTTCAAAGGCATCCTGCTCTTTGGCACGAAggcccagaaagaaaaatacctccCCAAACTGGCAACTGGTGAGGCAGCCCTAGGAGATCAGGGGTTGGGAGTGTCCTGGGCTTGACACAAATTAGGCTGGTAGTACTTAGATCACCACGTAGCTGGGCATGTCGTAGCTGGGCATGTCGGCTGGGGCTGATTCTGGGGAGGCATCACAGAGGCGTTAGGGGGAATGCCTGTGGGCCAGGGGGGCAGGGCTGAAGGACCTATCAGAGCCCAGTGTAAAGGAGCTCTCTCTCTCCAATAGGGGAGACTATTGCTGCTTTCTGTCTAACTGAGCCCTCAAGTGGGTCAGATGCAGCCTCCATCCGAACCTCGGCTGTGCCTAGTCCCTGTGGAAAATACTATACCCTCAACGGAAGCAAGCTTTGGATCAGGCAAtcttcccatttctccctcctccccacctctgcccagttCCAAGCCCCACCACTCCCTCCTCCATGCCCTGACTGCCTCTTGTTTTCCCATAGTAATGGGGGCCTGGCAGATATCTTCACAGTCTTTGCCAAGACACCAGTTACAGATGCAGCCACGGGGGCTGTGAAGGAGAAGATCACAGCTTTTGTGGTGGAGAGGAGCTTTGGAGGTGTTACCCAGTGAGTGGGcttgggaggaaagaaagggtGGAGCCAGGGAGGGGGCAAGACTGAGCTCCAGGGCACAAGGCTGTCACAGGTCACTCTGGGGACCTGTGCAAAACCTGAGGCACCTGGACTGCATGTTTCCTTTGGGCCTAATATGTATGGAACTGATTTAAAGTTTGGCTCCAGCAACCACTGAGCCCAACACACGGCAGCAGGTTAGATCCAGGCCTCCCTCTCCTTAGTGGCAACTTGTCGAGCAAACATCTCTGCTTCTCTACCCTGCCTGTCACAGTGGGCCGCCTGAGAAGAAGATGGGCATCAAGGCCTCGAACACGGCAGAGGTGTACTTTGATGGCGTGCAGGTGCCGTCAGAGAATGTGCTGGGCGAGGTGGGGGGCGGCTTCAAGGTCGCCATGCACATTCTCAACAACGGACGGTTTGGCATGGCCGCGGCCCTTGCAGGCACCATGAAAGGAATCATCGCTAAGGCGGTGAGTGCCCTGCCTGAGTTCCCCACTAGCCTGAATCTATCTGGGTCACACTGTCCCCCTTTCATGTGTTCCTGGTCCCTTGCAAGCCCTCCCTCCACCAGAGACCCCTCTCTGCCAGTAGCTCCAGACTCCATCCACCCTGAACTGAACTCTTGGCTATGGCCAAAGCCCATGCCTCCCAGCCCAGACCCGCCCCgtcccagaaagaggagactGAGAACCACACTGGGACACACTGCCCTCTTCCAGGTGGATCATGCTACTAATCGTACCCAGTTTGGGGAGAAAATTCACAACTTTGGGCTGATCCAGGAGAAGCTGGCCCGGATGGCTGTGCTGCAGTATGTGACTGAGGTGAGGGCTACACCACCCTCCCCAGAGCCCCAAGGCCTTCTTCCCAGTAGGGTCAGACTACAACCCCCAGCAGCACCTGGGGCAGTGGGTCTCCAGCTTTACACCAATGCCCTAGGGGATGCGGGGAGGCATAGTCAGCTCCTCTTCTGCAGAATGGGGAGAGCCGTGCTGTTCTGCTGAGGTGCTTCCAGAGGTACCTGAAGCCTACCCTACCCTACCCCACCCTTACCTCTTCACCTGTTTCAAGAAGTCAAATGCCTGGAAACCCCTGATGAACTGACTCAGGGGACCAAATGTTTCGATGTGCCTGACACATGGAGTTGGAAGGTGAAGGCAAGGGCTAGGGCAGACCCAGTCTTGCAGATTTGGGTGATCAGCTCGAGTCTGATGCATCCCTTTCCCATCTTCCTTCCTATGTCCCGACCTCAGTCCATGGCGTACATGGTGAGTGCCAACATGGACCAGGGATCCATAGACTTCCAGATAGAGGCCGCCATCAGCAAGATCTTTGGCTCGGTGAGGTCCCCAGCCTGCGGGGAGGGAGAGCCAGGTTTGGAAGCTTGGCTCCAAAACCAATCTCACGTGTTTCTGTCCCTAGGAGGCAGCCTGGAAGGTGACAGATGAGTGCATCCAAATCATGGGGGGCATGGGCTTCATGAAGGTACCAGACACTTCTGTGCCCACGGTGGTGGCGTGGGCTGGGAGGAGTGGGTAGCCACATCCCAGCGGGGGCTATGATCCATCTTCCCTTGTGGTAGGAGCCTGGGGTAGAACGCGTGCTCCGAGATCTTCGTATCTTCCGCATCTTTGAGGGGACGAATGACATTCTCCGGCTGTTTGTGG encodes the following:
- the ACADVL gene encoding very long-chain specific acyl-CoA dehydrogenase, mitochondrial isoform X1, with product MQAASIGPRVGRQLLRFGCGNSRPSAFLGHLLPGPAWRPYASGAAQAVLDKSDSPSSETSSREKRGKTESKSFAVGMFKGQLTTDEVFPYPSVLNEDQTQFLKELVGPVSRFFEEVNNPAKNDMLEGVEETTMQGLKELGAFGLQVPSELGGMGLCNTQYARLVEIVGMHDLGVGIVLGAHQSIGFKGILLFGTKAQKEKYLPKLATGETIAAFCLTEPSSGSDAASIRTSAVPSPCGKYYTLNGSKLWISNGGLADIFTVFAKTPVTDAATGAVKEKITAFVVERSFGGVTHGPPEKKMGIKASNTAEVYFDGVQVPSENVLGEVGGGFKVAMHILNNGRFGMAAALAGTMKGIIAKAVDHATNRTQFGEKIHNFGLIQEKLARMAVLQYVTESMAYMVSANMDQGSIDFQIEAAISKIFGSEAAWKVTDECIQIMGGMGFMKEPGVERVLRDLRIFRIFEGTNDILRLFVALQGCMNKGKELSGLGHALKNPFGNAGLLLGEAGKQLRRRAGLGSGLSLSGIIHQELSRSGELAVQALEQFATVVEMKLIKHKKEIVNEQFLLQRLADSAIDLYAMVVVLSRASRSLSEGHPTAQHEKMLCDSWCIEAAARIRESMAALQSDPQQQELFRNFRSISKALVERGGVVTSNPLGF
- the ACADVL gene encoding very long-chain specific acyl-CoA dehydrogenase, mitochondrial isoform X2, which produces MQAASIGPRVGRQLLRFGSRPSAFLGHLLPGPAWRPYASGAAQAVLDKSDSPSSETSSREKRGKTESKSFAVGMFKGQLTTDEVFPYPSVLNEDQTQFLKELVGPVSRFFEEVNNPAKNDMLEGVEETTMQGLKELGAFGLQVPSELGGMGLCNTQYARLVEIVGMHDLGVGIVLGAHQSIGFKGILLFGTKAQKEKYLPKLATGETIAAFCLTEPSSGSDAASIRTSAVPSPCGKYYTLNGSKLWISNGGLADIFTVFAKTPVTDAATGAVKEKITAFVVERSFGGVTHGPPEKKMGIKASNTAEVYFDGVQVPSENVLGEVGGGFKVAMHILNNGRFGMAAALAGTMKGIIAKAVDHATNRTQFGEKIHNFGLIQEKLARMAVLQYVTESMAYMVSANMDQGSIDFQIEAAISKIFGSEAAWKVTDECIQIMGGMGFMKEPGVERVLRDLRIFRIFEGTNDILRLFVALQGCMNKGKELSGLGHALKNPFGNAGLLLGEAGKQLRRRAGLGSGLSLSGIIHQELSRSGELAVQALEQFATVVEMKLIKHKKEIVNEQFLLQRLADSAIDLYAMVVVLSRASRSLSEGHPTAQHEKMLCDSWCIEAAARIRESMAALQSDPQQQELFRNFRSISKALVERGGVVTSNPLGF